AATTCTTAATCGATTAGTACTTTATTAATAAATAAATTAAAGGAGTTTTATGTTTAACAAAATATTAATAGCAAATAGAGGAGAGATAGCTGTAAGGGTCATCAGAGCTTGCAAAGAGTTAGGAATAAAAACAGTTGCAGTTTATTCTACTGCTGATCGGGATTCTTTACATGTTAAACTTGCTGATGAAAAAGTTTGTATTGGAGATGTATCACCAAAGTCAAGCTATTTAAATATTAATAATATAATCTCTGCAGCTTTACAAAAAGGTGCGGAAGCTATTCATCCTGGTTATGGATTTCTTTCAGAAAATCCTGAATTTGCTAGTATTTGTGAAGATGTTGGTATAAAATTTATTGGACCTAAAAGTGATGCAATAGAAAAATTAGGTAAAAAAGACCTTGCAAAAAAAATAATGATGGAACATGGTGTTCCTGTTGTACCTGGTCCTGCAAAAGGTATAACAGACCCAAATGAAGGACTTAAAATAGCAAAAGATATAGGGTTTCCAGTAGTTATTAAAGCAGTCAGTGGTGGTGGTGGAAGAGGTATAAGGTTTATATTTGATGAAAAAGATTTTGTACCTATTTTTCAAGAAGCTTCACATGAAGCAGATATATCTTTTAATGATCCATCACTTTATATTGAGAAAATGATTCAAAATCCTAAACATATTGAATTTCAGATACTTGCAGATGAACATGGAAATTGTATTCATCTTGGAGAAAGAGACTGTTCGGCACAAAGAAGAAAACAAAAAATTATAGAAGAGACTCCTTCAACTGCTATTTCCAATGAACAAAGAAAATCTTTAGGTTCTAAAATAGTTAAAGCTTTATTAGATATAGGATATACTAATGCAGGAACTGTAGAATTTTTATATGAAAATGGTGAATTTTATTTCATGGAAGTTAATACAAGAATTCAAGTTGAACATCCTGTTACTGAAGTTTCAACTGGAATAGATATAGTTAAAGAACAGATAAAAATTGCTGCTGGAGAAAAACTCAAAATTAAACAATCTGATATAAATTTAAACCTCAATGCAATTGAATGCAGAATAAATGCTGAGGATCCTGATAGAAACTTTATGCCTTTTGCTGGCAAAATCGAAAATATTATTTTCCCGGGAGGTCATGGTGTAAGAGTTGACAGTGGAATATATCCAGGTTCTGTAATTTCACCATACTATGACTCTATGATTATGAAATTAATATGTTTTGGAGAATCAAGAGAAGTAGCTATTGCAAAATCTATAAGAGCTTTACAGGAAATTTATATCGAAGGTATTAAATCAAACATAAGCTTTCTATTAAAAATATTAACTTCTGACAAATTTTTAAAAGGGGATTATACTATAAATTTTATAGAAAAAGAATTGTTAAAAACAAACAATTAATTTAAATATAAAATATTAAAAAATTATTAAAATTTAATAATATAAACAATAAATTAAATTATATAAATTTTTAATTTAAGAGAGATATTATGGCTAAATCAATAGAAAATTTTATTAAACAGATATTTGGAATAAAAACAAAAGAAACAAAACCAACTATACCAGATAATGTTTTTATTCAGTGTCCAGATTGCAAAAAAATGGTTTATAAAAAGAAAGTAGACAATAATTTAGGATTATGCCCAGAATGTGGTTTTCATTTCAAAATATCAGTAGAAGAATGGATAAATATACTATGTGATGAAGAAAGTTTTCAACCAATTTTTGACGATTTAAAATCTATTAATATTTTGAATTTTCCAGAGTATACTGAAAAACTTAATTCACTTTATTCAAAAAAAATAAATGAAGGAATAACATGCGGTAAGGCAAAAATTGATGGAATTAATGTTTTAATTGGAATTATGGATGCAGATTTTATTCTTGGATCTATGGGATCAGTAGTAGGAGAAAGAGTAACTCTTCTTTTTGAAAAGGGCATCTCCCTAAACCAACCTGTCATTATATTAACAAGATCAGGTGGTGCTAGAATGCAGGAAGGGGTTGTTTCATTAATGCAAATGGCAAAAACATCAGCTGCTATTAAAAAATTTTCCGACTCAGGAAACCTCTATATATCGATATTAACAGATCCTACAACAGGAGGGACTACAGCATCTTTTGCTATGCTTGCTGATATTATTCTCGCTGAACCTAAAGCTTTAATCGGATTTGCAGGACCAAGAGTAATAGAACAAACTATTAAACAAACTTTACCCCCAGGTTTTCAAACAGCAGAATTCTTGCTTGAAAAAGGTTTTGTAGATATGGTTGTTACAAGACCAAACATAAAAAATACTATTTCAAAAATATTAAAAATTCATAAATATAGATAAAACAGTTACATAATTGAAACTATTTGAATTTCTGTAATATTAATAAAATATAAAAAATTAACATAAATATTAAAAATTTTAATAAAAAAATTAAAAATTATACTGATTAAATAAATCATTAAACT
The window above is part of the Spirochaetota bacterium genome. Proteins encoded here:
- the accC gene encoding acetyl-CoA carboxylase biotin carboxylase subunit, yielding MFNKILIANRGEIAVRVIRACKELGIKTVAVYSTADRDSLHVKLADEKVCIGDVSPKSSYLNINNIISAALQKGAEAIHPGYGFLSENPEFASICEDVGIKFIGPKSDAIEKLGKKDLAKKIMMEHGVPVVPGPAKGITDPNEGLKIAKDIGFPVVIKAVSGGGGRGIRFIFDEKDFVPIFQEASHEADISFNDPSLYIEKMIQNPKHIEFQILADEHGNCIHLGERDCSAQRRKQKIIEETPSTAISNEQRKSLGSKIVKALLDIGYTNAGTVEFLYENGEFYFMEVNTRIQVEHPVTEVSTGIDIVKEQIKIAAGEKLKIKQSDINLNLNAIECRINAEDPDRNFMPFAGKIENIIFPGGHGVRVDSGIYPGSVISPYYDSMIMKLICFGESREVAIAKSIRALQEIYIEGIKSNISFLLKILTSDKFLKGDYTINFIEKELLKTNN
- the accD gene encoding acetyl-CoA carboxylase, carboxyltransferase subunit beta, which produces MAKSIENFIKQIFGIKTKETKPTIPDNVFIQCPDCKKMVYKKKVDNNLGLCPECGFHFKISVEEWINILCDEESFQPIFDDLKSINILNFPEYTEKLNSLYSKKINEGITCGKAKIDGINVLIGIMDADFILGSMGSVVGERVTLLFEKGISLNQPVIILTRSGGARMQEGVVSLMQMAKTSAAIKKFSDSGNLYISILTDPTTGGTTASFAMLADIILAEPKALIGFAGPRVIEQTIKQTLPPGFQTAEFLLEKGFVDMVVTRPNIKNTISKILKIHKYR